The proteins below come from a single Periophthalmus magnuspinnatus isolate fPerMag1 chromosome 7, fPerMag1.2.pri, whole genome shotgun sequence genomic window:
- the LOC117374133 gene encoding tubulin alpha-1C chain-like isoform X1, whose product MRECISVHVGQAGVQIGNACWELYCLEHGIQPDGQMPSDKTIGGGDDSFNTFFSETGAGKHVPRAVFVDLEPTVIDEVRSGTYRQLFHPEQLITGKEDAANNYARGHYTIGKEIIDLVLDRIRKLADQCTGLQGFLVFHSFGGGTGSGFTSLLMERLSVDYGKKSKLEFSIYPAPQVSTAVVEPYNSILTTHTTLEHSDCAFMVDNEAIYDICRRNLDIERPTYTNLNRLISQIVSSITASLRFDGALNVDLTEFQTNLVPYPRIHFPLATYAPVISAEKAYHEQLSVSEITNACFEPANQLVKCDPRHGKYMACCLLYRGDVVPKDVNAAIATIKTKRSIQFVDWCPTGFKVGINYQPPTVVPGGDLAKVQRAVCMLSNTTAIAEAWARLDHKFDLMYAKRAFVHWYVGEGMEEGEFSEAREDMAALEKDYEEVGADSVNDDEDEGEEY is encoded by the exons CGCGAGTGCATCTCAGTCCATGTGGGCCAGGCCGGAGTCCAGATCGGAAATGCCTGCTGGGAGCTGTACTGTCTGGAGCATGGGATCCAGCCTGATGGACAGATGCCCAGTGACAAAACCATTGGAGGAGGAGACGATTCCTTCAACACCTTCTTCAGCGAGACTGGGGCTGGAAAACACGTGCCCAGAGCAGTGTTTGTGGACCTGGAGCCCACTGTCATTG ATGAGGTCCGTAGTGGAACATACAGGCAGCTGTTCCACCCAGAGCAGCTGATCACTGGGAAGGAGGACGCTGCCAACAACTACGCTCGCGGTCACTACACCATTGGCAAGGAGATCATCGACCTGGTTCTGGACAGGATCCGCAAACTG GCCGACCAGTGCACGGGGCTGCAGGGCTTTCTGGTGTTCCACAGCTTTGGAGGAGGCACCGGCTCCGGCTTCACCTCTCTGCTCATGGAGCGTCTCTCTGTGGACTACGGCAAGAAGTCCAAGCTGGAGTTCTCCATCTACCCCGCCCCCCAGGTCTCCACTGCTGTGGTGGAGCCCTACAACTCCATCCTGACCACCCACACCACCCTGGAGCACTCCGACTGCGCTTTCATGGTGGACAATGAGGCCATCTATGACATCTGCCGCAGGAATCTGGACATCGAACGCCCCACCTACACCAACCTCAACAGGCTCATCAGTCAGATCGTGTCCTCCATCACAGCCTCTCTGCGCTTCGATGGCGCCCTCAATGTGGATCTGACAGAGTTCCAGACCAACTTGGTGCCCTACCCTCGTATCCACTTCCCTCTGGCCACATACGCCCCAGTCATTTCCGCTGAGAAGGCCTACCACGAGCAGCTCTCTGTGTCTGAGATCACCAACGCATGCTTCGAACCTGCAAACCAACTGGTGAAATGTGATCCTCGTCATGGTAAATACATGGCCTGCTGTCTTCTGTATCGTGGTGACGTTGTGCCCAAAGACGTGAACGCCGCCATCGCCACCATCAAGACCAAGCGCTCCATCCagtttgtggactggtgtcccACTGGGTTCAAGGTGGGCATCAACTACCAGCCACCCACTGTGGTCCCTGGAGGAGACCTGGCCAAGGTGCAGAGGGCTGTGTGCATGCTGAGTAACACCACTGCTATAGCAGAGGCCTGGGCCAGGCTCGACCACAAGTTTGACCTGATGTACGCCAAGAGGGCCTTTGTGCACTGGTACGTGGGAGAGGgcatggaggagggagagttcTCAGAGGCCAGAGAGGACATGGCTGCTCTGGAGAAGGATTATGAAGAGGTGGGGGCGGACAGTGTGAATGATGATGAAGACGAGGGGGAGGAGTATTAG
- the jph2 gene encoding junctophilin-2, whose protein sequence is MVDNMSGGRFEFDDGGAYCGGWEGGKAHGHGICTGPKGQGEYAGSWNYGFEVVGVYTWPSGNTYEGYWQQGKRHGLGIETKGHWIYKGEWTHGFKGRYGARTHVVSGAKYEGTWNNGLQDGYGTETYADGGTFQGQFTGGMRHGYGVRQSVPYGMAAVVRSPLRTSLTSLRSEHSNGAVLQQDVPLITTTSASGEETPVSTPTHLGPARGGFALTLQVDPETAKTKKKGLFQRSSLLGKLKKAESNTSLSSQKSKISFLRTESALSSNASDTNSTISLGDESLAGAEDFPPVETDIDATTTEAYMGEWKNDKRSGYGISERSSGLKYEGEWLNNQRHGYGCTTFAEGGKEEGKYLNNMLVKAVKKRVIQLKGTKIKQKVERAVEGAQRAAAIAKLKAEIAASRTTHAKGKSDGADQAAQASSGEASLARAVAKELSPSFYQPGPEYLKKRALQEAMESSENTDIVMHEPLLAEEEPLPTPPESPITNELDLLMPESSPARTPSPSPGITQPPRDDKLLSPRTWSEGGGSTKSNSKPNSRPITPSTSASSAPPPVAPAPERTPSQQSNKIEQDLEIKPLQKFDNEKQSDATTSAPPSARNSQISAQVEEEEEPPAPQAPQAPPRPASKMSAKAATPEPPKVVEPKPERPPSVQERTPSVSRETSRSSSRADSRPALKRQPSPAPRPKLEAKIPAPKPAEPKPAEPKAVVPKAPAKPEPKAETRLRSTGVSQSKEEPLDSLDMEGPNTILIVMVILLNIGLAILFVHILS, encoded by the exons ATGGTTGACAACATGAGCGGGGGTCGTTTTGAGTTTGACGATGGTGGAGCGTACTGCGGCGGCTGGGAGGGAGGCAAGGCGCACGGACACGGGATATGCACCGGGCCCAAAGGACAGGGGGAGTACGCCGGATCGTGGAACTACGGCTTCGAGGTGGTCGGGGTCTACACCTGGCCAAGCGGGAACACCTACGAGGGGTACTGGCAGCAGGGCAAGCGGCACGGCCTGGGGATAGAAACCAAAGGGCACTGGATTTACAAGGGAGAGTGGACGCACGGGTTTAAAGGAAGATACGGCGCCAGAACACACGTGGTGAGCGGTGCCAAGTACGAGGGAACGTGGAATAACGGGCTACAGGACGGATATGGCACGGAGACGTACGCGGACGGAG GCACGTTCCAGGGCCAGTTCACGGGGGGCATGCGTCACGGATACGGCGTGCGTCAGAGCGTCCCCTATGGGATGGCGGCGGTGGTGCGCTCCCCCCTGCGTACCTCGCTCACATCCCTGCGCTCGGAGCACAGTAACGGGGCCGTGCTGCAGCAGGACGTCCCTCTCATCACCACCACCAGCGCATCAGGGGAGGAGACGCCCGTGTCCACCCCCACCCACCTGGGACCGGCTCGAGGAGGCTTCGCCCTCACGCTCCAGGTGGATCCAGAGACCGCCAAGACCAAGAAGAAGGGACTGTTTCAGAG GAGCTCTCTTTTGGGCAAACTGAAGAAGGCAGAGTCCAACACGTCACTGTCCAGTCAGAAAAGTAAAATCAGTTTTCTCAGAACAGAGTCGGCTCTGAGCTCCAACGCCAGCGACACCAACTCCACCATCAG ccTGGGAGATGAGAGCCTTGCTGGAGCAGAGGACTTCCCCCCCGTGGAGACCGACATCGACGCCACCACGACGGAGGCGTACATGGGCGAGTGGAAGAACGACAAGCGCTCGGGCTATGGCATCAGCGAGCGCTCCAGCGGGCTCAAGTATGAAGGAGAGTGGCTCAACAACCAGAGGCACGGCTATGGCTGCACCACCTTCGCGGAGGGGGGCAAAGAGGAGGGCAAGTACCTAAACAACATGCTGGTGAAAGCTGTGAAGAAGAGAGTGATCCAGCTCAAAGGAACCAAGATCAAGCAGAAGGTGGAGCGAGCGGTGGAGGGAGCACAGAGAGCGGCCGCCATCGCCAAGCTCAAGGCCGAGATCGCTGCTTCCAG AACCACTCACGCGAAGGGGAAGTCTGATGGAGCAGACCAGGCGGCACAAGCCTCCAGTGGAGAGGCCAGTCTGGCTCGAGCTGTGGCCAAAGAGCTGTCACCTTCGTTCTACCAACCTG GCCCGGAGTACCTGAAGAAGCGCGCCCTGCAGGAGGCGATGGAGAGCAGTGAAAATACGGACATAGTGATGCACGAGCCTCTGTTAGCCGAAGAAGAGCCGTTACCCACCCCTCCTGAGAGTCCCATCACAAACGAGCTCGACCTCCTCATGCCCGAATCCTCCCCTGCACGGACCCCCTCTCCCAGCCCCGGTATCACACAGCCCCCCAGAGACGACAAGCTCCTCAGCCCTAGAACCTGGAGCGAAGGAGGGGGGAGCACCAAGTCGAACAGCAAACCAAACAGTCGTCCTATTACGCCTTCTACATCTGCCTCTTCAGCCCCCCCACCTGTCGCACCTGCTCCTGAACGCACCCCAAGCcaacaaagcaacaaaatcGAACAAGATCTCGAAATTAAACCTCTCCAGAAATTCGACAACGAAAAACAATCTGATGCTACAACTTCCGCTCCTCCTTCAGCAAGAAATAGCCAAATTTCTGcacaggtggaggaggaagaggagccgcCAGCACCACAAGCACCACAAGCACCACCGCGCCCAGCATCCAAAATGTCTGCCAAAGCTGCCACCCCAGAGCCACCAAAAGTGGTAGAACCCAAGCCTGAGAGACCTCCGTCAGTCCAGGAGAGAACGCCGTCCGTTTCCAGGGAGACGAGTAGATCTTCGAGCAGAGCGGATTCGAGGCCGGCGTTGAAGAGGCAGCCGAGTCCTGCTCCGAGACCCAAGCTAGAGGCGAAAATCCCAGCTCCCAAACCAGCGGAGCCCAAACCAGCAGAGCCcaaagcagtggtccccaaagCACCAGCCAAACCTGAGCCTAAAGCCGAAACTAGACTGAGGTCGACGGGAGTGAGTCAGAGCAAAGAGGAGCCACTGGACTCTCTGGATATGGAG GGCCCAAACACCATCCTCATCGTCATGGTGATACTACTTAACATCGGGTTAGCCATTCTCTTTGTGCACATCCTGTCATGA
- the LOC117374133 gene encoding tubulin alpha-1C chain-like isoform X2, which produces MRECISVHVGQAGVQIGNACWELYCLEHGIQPDGQMPSDKTIGGGDDSFNTFFSETGAGKHVPRAVFVDLEPTVIDEVRSGTYRQLFHPEQLITGKEDAANNYARGHYTIGKEIIDLVLDRIRKLADQCTGLQGFLVFHSFGGGTGSGFTSLLMERLSVDYGKKSKLEFSIYPAPQVSTAVVEPYNSILTTHTTLEHSDCAFMVDNEAIYDICRRNLDIERPTYTNLNRLISQIVSSITASLRFDGALNVDLTEFQTNLVPYPRIHFPLATYAPVISAEKAYHEQLSVSEITNACFEPANQLVKCDPRHGKYMACCLLYRGDVVPKDVNAAIATIKTKRSIQFVDWCPTGFKVGINYQPPTVVPGGDLAKVQRAVCMLSNTTAIAEAWARLDHKFDLMYAKRAFVHWYVGEGMEEGEFSEAREDMAALEKDYEEVGADSVNDDEDEGEEY; this is translated from the exons ATG CGCGAGTGCATCTCAGTCCATGTGGGCCAGGCCGGAGTCCAGATCGGAAATGCCTGCTGGGAGCTGTACTGTCTGGAGCATGGGATCCAGCCTGATGGACAGATGCCCAGTGACAAAACCATTGGAGGAGGAGACGATTCCTTCAACACCTTCTTCAGCGAGACTGGGGCTGGAAAACACGTGCCCAGAGCAGTGTTTGTGGACCTGGAGCCCACTGTCATTG ATGAGGTCCGTAGTGGAACATACAGGCAGCTGTTCCACCCAGAGCAGCTGATCACTGGGAAGGAGGACGCTGCCAACAACTACGCTCGCGGTCACTACACCATTGGCAAGGAGATCATCGACCTGGTTCTGGACAGGATCCGCAAACTG GCCGACCAGTGCACGGGGCTGCAGGGCTTTCTGGTGTTCCACAGCTTTGGAGGAGGCACCGGCTCCGGCTTCACCTCTCTGCTCATGGAGCGTCTCTCTGTGGACTACGGCAAGAAGTCCAAGCTGGAGTTCTCCATCTACCCCGCCCCCCAGGTCTCCACTGCTGTGGTGGAGCCCTACAACTCCATCCTGACCACCCACACCACCCTGGAGCACTCCGACTGCGCTTTCATGGTGGACAATGAGGCCATCTATGACATCTGCCGCAGGAATCTGGACATCGAACGCCCCACCTACACCAACCTCAACAGGCTCATCAGTCAGATCGTGTCCTCCATCACAGCCTCTCTGCGCTTCGATGGCGCCCTCAATGTGGATCTGACAGAGTTCCAGACCAACTTGGTGCCCTACCCTCGTATCCACTTCCCTCTGGCCACATACGCCCCAGTCATTTCCGCTGAGAAGGCCTACCACGAGCAGCTCTCTGTGTCTGAGATCACCAACGCATGCTTCGAACCTGCAAACCAACTGGTGAAATGTGATCCTCGTCATGGTAAATACATGGCCTGCTGTCTTCTGTATCGTGGTGACGTTGTGCCCAAAGACGTGAACGCCGCCATCGCCACCATCAAGACCAAGCGCTCCATCCagtttgtggactggtgtcccACTGGGTTCAAGGTGGGCATCAACTACCAGCCACCCACTGTGGTCCCTGGAGGAGACCTGGCCAAGGTGCAGAGGGCTGTGTGCATGCTGAGTAACACCACTGCTATAGCAGAGGCCTGGGCCAGGCTCGACCACAAGTTTGACCTGATGTACGCCAAGAGGGCCTTTGTGCACTGGTACGTGGGAGAGGgcatggaggagggagagttcTCAGAGGCCAGAGAGGACATGGCTGCTCTGGAGAAGGATTATGAAGAGGTGGGGGCGGACAGTGTGAATGATGATGAAGACGAGGGGGAGGAGTATTAG